The Oryzias melastigma strain HK-1 linkage group LG20, ASM292280v2, whole genome shotgun sequence genome includes the window taCCTCCTCTTTCAACTTGTatatcaaaacaacaacaaaaatagttttttaaataattaaaaacattctaaTTTGAACAACAATTTCTTACTTCATGATCTAATCCTAAGTATAGGGCTGGgagttgataaaatcgatttgaatcgatttaaacttaatcgattcataaaaatataaactgatttagcacataaagctaaagtccgctagcttgatgctaacgtttatggAATTCCatataggatggctaatgctaacgctcggtcgacctaaacatatattgctgactaaattaacatctttataaactcacaggtatgaattttccaaactttttcaaggaaatatttttaaagtaaccattcgtggtctaaaacatcaattttttagtcatactttctttttcttctgaaatacGGTGTAATTCTTTAGCCACGCTTAGAGCtcctcatagaaaaaaaaaacataaataaaataaaaataactcctCAAAGAGGCTAAAGAGGTTTAAAGgggaaacaaaagtaaaatgcaaAGGACGCTCatatataattaataaatatcatcttatcagcattttaaatcgataaaaGCTTTGATAAACGAAATATCGTGATTTATTGCCCAATCAATTTCCCCCTACACCTCTAGTAAATACCCCcttattttgaatatattcattttatgcaaaaaagtaaagacaaaTGCTTATATTGCAAAATCCTCcacagagcaaaaataaaacaaaattacagaAATACATCTCAGACACCTCAAGCCTcagaaaagaagataaaaaaaaactcctggcTATCCACGACGACCACATGAGCACAGATCCAACCTCCAAAACTAGTAGTCTAAACATTAAATTACACATAAAATGTCTCAATGTTGACTCATTTATATCTATttcaaagcagtaaaaaaacatatacatatttatatttgtgtttttcttggaCACTGAGATCCAGGTAGAGATAATTGGCAGTTAAGAGAAGCCAAACAGTTTATCATCACTTCCTGTGAGGCATGGGGGTGGAAGAATGATGATGTGAACATAGTTCAGGACGAAGGTTGTGTCCATATCTCCCCTACTTCCTAAAGAAATATGtagtgtgggactatatagtgccctggattttaaatgtaattccacacaatgctcactatttttctttcgtttttctaaacaaaacaaagtgaaaatcgaataaatacgaacatttcacaatgtttatttatgactccactgtgttctgatggtgaaaatgtggatggtttattcaaatattgcatttaaacatgtttttttgttcgaaattgtttgaccgcaatgcattgtggtctatatttgccaatttagtgagcatcgatgtacgctagtatttcgcaaagacttctgggaaagttctagtgcactcgattttggaattagtagattcagacagcactagaatatatatatatatatatatatatatatatatatcgtgattaggggggaattcagacacaacctaaAACTCCAGACTACAGTCGTTGTGCAGGCTAATTGGACAACAGCAATAAAATCTTACAAATATAACCTATTTGAGTTATTGCACCACTCCAGTCCATCAACACGTTTGCATTGAGAAGTGttctgttttattcagtttctaGTTTGAACATTAGTTAGTAAATTTTATAATCCATTAGTTGTTTTTTGGtacttattttctatttttactatTGTTTTACATTAGTTTATCCACACTGGACATTTTGTTCACtaacttttctcttttccttttcaATTACACTCATGTAAATGTGTCACATTGTTCCAGTTTGGCTTGATGATTTTCCTTTACTCATGGCTCAACTAGGAAAATGTCTTTAGTAGAACACAACGCTAACAGTTTGCTCcagaaaatagataaaaacatgaatcaaaTCAAAGGGAGCTGCTGCACACACTTCTATCTGAACAGCAGCCAACCTGAGAAGCTAAAACTGAAGCAAATGTtctctctaaatgttcatgcacCTTCAAACGGTACCCATCCAGTTCCCTTTTAGCTATCCATGCGAAGGCTGCTCATTGTCTGGACGGATCATCATGGCTTTGTGGCCTTGGTCTTCCAgggatttttagaaaaataatcctGTTTGGCTTCTAGTTTGTGGTCTCAAAGAACATGAAATCCTGCACACATGCAAAACAAGGAAAGGGTTACAACTGAGGCTCCAGAGAGAACGTCTAAACACAGCACATCTGCGGTGATGAAATACAACTTGTAAACAAAGGATTTTAGGAAGTTGCACTTACGATGAGAAAGCAGGCTCCAATCATGACGGCTTTCATCCTCACATCCAGATCCAGAGGAAACTGGATCCCAAAGTTATCCGAATCGGAGAAAGCCTCCCGCAGGAGTCCGGTCCACTGCTTACTGATTTTTCCAATCTTATTGACTTCATCCATCGTCAAAAtctgagtggaaaaaaaaagtctgttttgaaTTCCAAGAATTGGAGGAACATGCTCGTTGCACCATACTTTAtgaagccttagtcacaagCTCTAGTCcgagtttttgggttgtctcgGCTGGTGGAGGGTTGTAAAACCTCTTCAACTGATGTCATAAAATTGAACGATGCAGTAAGTCCAtaatgaagtatttgtaagcaCTTATTACCTATGGATGATGggccaaaaatctaaaacacaccttaggtcacgagcCGAACACATTAAACActatataaatcaaattttaaaactttaaaaccataactttttaacataattatgaactagatacatagcattacctgcgataatgctagtgtgaatgctataagctgaatttagctgcagaagatgcagaaattgatagctaaaatgctgGAGaggatagctaaaatcactgaagctaatagttgaaaatgctgaagctgatagctagataaaatattagctaaatgctaaattgacgtaaaaaacaacaaatcaaaacagctagcatgtagctggaaaaatagctaaacttcaaaatatccaaaaaaactgaaaaaatcctaaattagccaaaacagctagcatgtagctaaaatattagctaaactccaaaaaattaaatgccaaaatagtccaaaaagctagcagaatgtcagtttttaaaactttaaaactgtaactttttaacataattatgaataataaaaaggcaggaatattattctggaataaatcaacttaaaccttaaataactttcaagacTTTCAagatctccataaaaatatattttgtcaaaatcttgcaagttagaaataagcacaataaataaaatgatctggagggccgtacATTAGTAACTGTCCCCCTACAGTATCTGTTGCCTCCTTGCATGTTTGATATGAGGCTTAATGCAAGTACAGCAGTAAAAATGACTTCCTGCAAGAAGAAAAAGGACTCGCCTCAAAGTCAACATCAGGAAGGCAGCTCCATCCACAGAAGGGCCCGTGGATCTTCAACACAGGCTCATGGTGCTCGTTTGCAACCATAAACTTGGGAAAGAACGGATGCCACTGCTGGATCACGTATCCCACCGTGTTCCCGGGGGGAGACTGCACCTCCAGCTGTGTGAGGCATTTTGATACCAAGTCAGGACCTTCATTCCACCAAGGAAACAACTGAAACGGGTCAAACCCGCTCACACTCACTTCTTGCAAGCAGCAGGGGAAAAAGCACGACATGCACTTCAGCGGCCGGTTGATGGTGATGATCTCATGGCCGAAATTGTCCAGGACGCGGATGGTGAAGGGCCGCTGGGGGCCGCAGCACTGCCGGTTCAGGCAGTCGTTCTCCTCGACGGCGTAGAACACGTTCTGACCCATGGCGTTTCGAACTTCATACTTGTTGTTGCTTTCAAAGCCAACAAGAGCTTCatgggttaaaacaaaaaaagcgcGTGAATAAACTGTTAACTGTGCTGCTGAATGGATACAAAAACATACTCTACCTTCCACAAGCTCAACTTTCTGTTTGATGAGCAGCTGATCCACCTGACAGCAGCAAACAGAAGAGAAGGTTAAATATGataattactgtaaaaaatagtgttaaaaaCGGCCAAATCAGCAAAATGAATtattagctttttctttttttttttttttacatttccaaatAGGTTTTAACATACGTCCGGATTAATtttagtgtacatttttttttaattataacagGTTTTGGGtggaagaaaaaagttttttttttgtttgtttttttttttgctgacactaaaaaatgaaacttctctatggacattttaaaaaaagacaagataaaataatgaataaaaaaaaataaaaataaccaaatttcATTTCAAGCACTGTTTGTGTagaacaaaacaatgttttttttaaataaatgacaaattccTAAAGAAGATCAAATGCTCAGTagtaacattttaatttcaggATATCTAACttatcatatttttcatttaaaactatttagttaaataatagtaaaattgttgtaaaaagctgtttgttttgtctgtttttctttttttgcatttttcattaaaataataaaaaacatttgactggaATAGAAATAGATAGTTATTTTACAtcttaaactgttttattgttattttaaaaaaagaaaacaagcacaATGACAAATGACATTAATAGAGAATTTTACATCTTAGAGAAAGAAGCTCAGGCAACTCTTAAGATCGAAGTAGAATTCTGTTTTTGATGTTGCATGTGTCTGCAGTTTGTCTGTTGCAGGCCTCCGAGCAACACAATAACAACAACATAAGCTCCCCCTATAATGTTACAGAGATAACTGGGTCACAACTCCATTCATATTTCAGTTCCAACTTTGACATGACTCAAAAGTGCAGCAACAGCAAGTATGAACACATGTGAGGTTTCAAATAACGGCAATTTATGTTCTCACTTCAAAGGTTTCTggaaaataagaattaaaaaaaacaatgacttaatgcaaatgaaataagatgtgattttatatttgttGGTAGCTTTTATTGCTACTACTGtatgaaaaatctttttttttttatattaaagtgATATTTCTCATGACAGTGATGATTAGATTCAATTTATTTAGCCATAAACCAGCAGCCTgtaacctgaggctctggagcctcatGTGGTTCTTTTACCTCTCATTGAGctctaaaacataaaagaaaaaaaaaaagtaaccaaTTTTTCAGACTATGTGGCGTGTCAAGCAAAACTAAATAGTTagataagtcaaactttattccaCCTATTCACAAACAGTATGTTTAGCTCTGCAAGGCTCTTGACTGCATATGGGTACATAATAATCCAAATATCTGTCAAGTGGTTAGACTTCATAGTTTAACAAAGTCATACTAAAACACTTCCTACtatcagatgtttttgtttgtaaaaattatatTCAAGGATATTAAATACAGCTTACTTACTGTTAGGGTCACTTAAAAACCgactcccaaaaaaaaaaaaaaaaaattgttttttgacacTCTTTCATGATGGAACACATGGAAAATTCAGGTTATAACTGTGTTCCAAATTGTAGTGaatcaaaaacaggaaaaagcttGTGACAGTGATGTAGGCTTTACAgtggccacaagctccattctgatgcatccacttacagacaaaaaaaaaaaaaaagatatccgcctgtgtctttttttttcctcgtcaAGGCATGGGCAGGTTTAATCCATACGAACagtaccgcccacaactcagaggcaaaaggaattcgctctgcagaaactatgtcctagaacacgacacttttatttattatggctAAAAGCGTCATAATCATAATGGAAAGAACACTTTGGAACACTTAGAATGGCTCACAAGAagattggaatgggtctttaattagctctgattcaATTTTGGttagttatttttgcaaacGTTTGGCTGAGATGCAtcatcatttatatatatatatatatatatatatatatatatatatatatatctatatatatataaaccacTGCTGATGTCTCACTTTCTTCTTCAATATTTTCTGCACTGAGATGGTATTTATAtggaacaggaagtcttttattttgaaaggaagtgttGTGatcctctgtcaaaagttataaacaatttaatcttcttcttttttgtttgttttatgccaTAAAAGCAtgtatttgtcataaaagtaacacacacacacacccacacacacacacacacacatatatatatatatatatatatatatatatatatatatatatatatatatatttaaataatttttttttctccctaaagGGTTAAGAATTGACTGTATGGCTCATAGTGAAGAATTAACCTCTCAGGGGTTGAATTTTTCAGACCTTTGCCATAAACTTATaagatatggaaaaaataataaacacaaatattaaataagtttctaaaaatgattaaattaccTGTGTGAGATATTCTAAGCCTGGTGGGCAGCCTGGTATTCCCGGGCTGGGCACAGCATACATATTCATGTGGACCTGTTGAAGAGTGGActtgtttgaaacagaaaactgGCGCCATCTTCTGCTTATATAGGTCACTGTTATAAACACGCGCGAATCCGTCTCAGGAAACGGCTGGGGTGGCGGGTTTGTTATTCTGGGTGCATTATTTTGCAGAGCGCGTGCTCAGGTCAGGCTGGCGGAGGTGAAGGCTGCAGACCTGTGTTGGAGGGTTGGGGGCGGCGCGCGCGCGCATCTCTTCCACCTCCTCCTCGATGGTGTTTGGAAGTTCCGCGGCCATACCCGGAGAAACCTCCTTTACGGCACGATTTGACGGAGAACAAATGCAACCCGAGCTCCACTCCGCGGTGACTCATCACATTGTTTACTGCCTATGGACGCTCCGTGTGTTGGTAAGACGAGGGGGGCTGAGCTCTGCCCCTTTTCCGAGGCAGAGTCGTGACAAGCGACTAACTACGCTGAGCCTAAAAAGGTTCAAATTCTGCCTCTCTCTGCCATGTGTTGCcgtaaattgattaaaaaacacgTACAACAAgtggatgttaaaaaaagtaaataaactcaCCTGCTTGGGGTGTGCAGCTTAAAATAATAACAGGCCACTTGGGATGAAACCAAACCGTAGGAATAAACCTCTAATATGATTGGCCAACGTCAcaggacttcctgttttcacgGACCAATGGAATTAGACCCGCATAGAGCTGAATATAATAGAAGGAGAATCAATTGTAAAGTGCAAAGCGacgcaaataaaaacaagattgtCAATGTTGGAGTAATGTAATCGgttatatttttcattatagtcttaaaaatacatgctTAGTCAGGTGGGACCATGTattataacaataataacaaaactGGTAAACTTTTTCAATTAGCATACATCGAAGTAAGGACCTTGGTCAAACGTTTTCACACCTattggtttttaatttttttctctctgtctcttttctctcttaaacacaaaatacaaatgacaGACCATATGTAACAAGAGAGCAGCTCAATAAAGTACCCATGTAATGTTGGCTATTAACCATAACAAAAAGAAGGAAGACAAAACTGGTTTTAGCACTCACAGTATTATTAATAAGTATAAAGAATGACAATAAATAACAAGAAATATGATGGCGTTGGATGTGTGCAAGTGTATGTTTGTATATTGAGGAAACCAACAGAACCAAACAGACGGATGTATGCTGAGGGGGAGTAGGTGAGAAATGTATTTCTACAGCAACAACCCGGATTCAGCAGGAAGACCAGAGCTGGAACTATGGAGCCAAAATAGTCTCATTCGGTTTATATGAGCTTAAATCTTGATTTGTAAATTGTGTCTTCATGTTTGtgtataactttggatttgtgcgtggaAATTCTTGATTTCTCactcaaatctttaaaaagtacgcaCCAATcgcctgatacacacacacaaataactGTGTTCATGCACAAATCAGATTAGATTTTCCAGATGTGTCTGTAAATTATGCATTGTTTTTAATCgcagcaaatgtttttttttttggacgtttttttttaagtgcttgataaacataaaaaagaatcagttaaatattttcaaatggaaaatagtAGGGTAATTTTTGCTGATACAGAGAAGATTCAAACAGGAGTAAGAATATCGATACATGCGGGCtggtattgatccgataccaacttgagatcaatGCCATCGATATGTTTTGGATTGATCCGCCCAGCTCTATTGCGCacacaaaaatcctaaattacatACAAACAGACAGACGCAAgttacaaatgaagaattagGCACAACAAAATCCAGTGAGACTATTTTGGCTCCATAAGGAGCACCCTTATGACCTCCTATGGTGTAGCTTTTATTGCAGTCATCTGATTTCCAAAACACCTGCCTCAGTGTAGGAGGAGGAGACAAAGGACGGGCAGCAGAAAACTCACCAACACGGCCCAGGGCCGTAACAATGTCTGTTTCAGGTGCTGAAAGACTCTTGTTGTACTTCCACTTTTGGTTGCATCAGCCTTCAAACAGATTTTGCAGCATGCGATTTCATAGTCTGAAGTCACGAAACCAAACCAATTCCATATAACTGAAGAAACTGTTCCTCCTTTTGGGAACAAGTTCCTTTTTACTAGTTGCCATTTTAGCACCTGCGCGTTGAGAGCTGGGTGGGTGGACATTTGAACAACGAATGTCCAAGAGAATAAAAACTGGGCAACATGGACTTTTAACTTCCTCCATAGTTGTTCTGTGAgattgagatctggagactggctatgccactccagaaccttgaaatgatttttgggctaagtatagggtttgcacgcaggagccctgggttcaatcccTGGGGtatccactgatctccatccagattgggtccttaggcaagacccttgacgctgctgccgaACTCGGTctctgtgcccctcaagtacagggttgcatcaggaagggcatccggcataaaaactctgccaaatcactgatgcgaaacagtgggtgttGTTTCGTTGTGGCGACCCCAAAAAATGGGATAAGCCAAAAGGTGTAGAAGAAGAGTTGAGGTATACCCAAGATAAAAATTataggcctctctcatctttttaagcaGGAGATCTTAAACAATTGGTGGCTGAAATTTTTACTCCACTGAACAGCCACTTTGAGCAATGTAAGGTTCACTGTCTTGGCCAAGGACACTTTGTCACATGGACAGGCAGGGCAGGAACTGAACCTGAAATTTACCTATCAGAGGAGGTCATCCAACAACATGTCTCCTGTTTGCTACACTGAATAAGTTAACAAACCATCCAGCTTTTCCTCTGACAGGACTAATCTCCACATAAATGTGCAACATATCtccaatatttttaacattcagAGCATTAAATGTGGATCATACTCCACAACACATATAACACCTCAGTTGCCAGAGAGACACTTGGAGCTGACACACTTCACACCTGTCAGTGAGAAAACCATCTCTATTCTGAGTTCATCCAAATGCTGCCTCCATTTGGCTTCCACAATTCTAAAATCTGTGCAGAGCACGACTCATTCATGTGGTTAACCTCTCACTGCAGTCTTCCAAGGACCTTGAAAAATGCTGTCATCAAGCCTCTAACAGAAGAGCAATCTGGATACAACTGTGCTGAACCGCCATTGGCTCATTTCAAATCGGACGATTTTTGGTAAAGGCTTTTAAAAAGCTCACAGATTTTTATTCCGTGGAACAGTTGGATTGATGATTTTCAGTCAGCTTTGAGGCTCTATCGAAACACCGAGACAGCTTTTAACAAGCTGATAAATGACATCTgtcag containing:
- the si:ch73-206p6.1 gene encoding phospholipid scramblase 1 isoform X4, whose product is MNMYAVPSPGIPGCPPGLEYLTQVDQLLIKQKVELVEALVGFESNNKYEVRNAMGQNVFYAVEENDCLNRQCCGPQRPFTIRVLDNFGHEIITINRPLKCMSCFFPCCLQELEVQSPPGNTVGYVIQQWHPFFPKFMVANEHHEPVLKIHGPFCGWSCLPDVDFEILTMDEVNKIGKISKQWTGLLREAFSDSDNFGIQFPLDLDVRMKAVMIGACFLIDFMFFETTN
- the si:ch73-206p6.1 gene encoding phospholipid scramblase 2 isoform X1, encoding MAAELPNTIEEEVEEMRARAAPNPPTQVHMNMYAVPSPGIPGCPPGLEYLTQVDQLLIKQKVELVEGRVCFCIHSAAQLTVYSRAFFVLTHEALVGFESNNKYEVRNAMGQNVFYAVEENDCLNRQCCGPQRPFTIRVLDNFGHEIITINRPLKCMSCFFPCCLQELEVQSPPGNTVGYVIQQWHPFFPKFMVANEHHEPVLKIHGPFCGWSCLPDVDFEILTMDEVNKIGKISKQWTGLLREAFSDSDNFGIQFPLDLDVRMKAVMIGACFLIDFMFFETTN
- the si:ch73-206p6.1 gene encoding phospholipid scramblase 1 isoform X3, giving the protein MNMYAVPSPGIPGCPPGLEYLTQVDQLLIKQKVELVEGRVCFCIHSAAQLTVYSRAFFVLTHEALVGFESNNKYEVRNAMGQNVFYAVEENDCLNRQCCGPQRPFTIRVLDNFGHEIITINRPLKCMSCFFPCCLQELEVQSPPGNTVGYVIQQWHPFFPKFMVANEHHEPVLKIHGPFCGWSCLPDVDFEILTMDEVNKIGKISKQWTGLLREAFSDSDNFGIQFPLDLDVRMKAVMIGACFLIDFMFFETTN
- the si:ch73-206p6.1 gene encoding phospholipid scramblase 2 isoform X2; the encoded protein is MAAELPNTIEEEVEEMRARAAPNPPTQVHMNMYAVPSPGIPGCPPGLEYLTQVDQLLIKQKVELVEALVGFESNNKYEVRNAMGQNVFYAVEENDCLNRQCCGPQRPFTIRVLDNFGHEIITINRPLKCMSCFFPCCLQELEVQSPPGNTVGYVIQQWHPFFPKFMVANEHHEPVLKIHGPFCGWSCLPDVDFEILTMDEVNKIGKISKQWTGLLREAFSDSDNFGIQFPLDLDVRMKAVMIGACFLIDFMFFETTN